The Coccidioides posadasii str. Silveira chromosome 3, complete sequence genome contains a region encoding:
- a CDS encoding uncharacterized protein (EggNog:ENOG410PHG0~COG:S~TransMembrane:1 (i152-174o)~BUSCO:6085at33183), with amino-acid sequence MDALDFKFANPGIQNSFQQPYPYASSIASSASSSSSSVFSFDGLSSSQSSISSSTSSVDIIWENEASSQSKCRGVRVESGSRCIQGQKSYAVKATETLVAPELRQHPRRSFRSDASALGSRCARPPPPLTRASQRRVNFVDHLVGKWGKKPFLSSCFMLWLLSDWDFLFFFLFLSKDSAAQIVETIWPLSVVAARSDSALGCKGVLPLRSFIQETLRRSRTSYSTLQVALYYLILIKPRIPTHDFTVEQSGAQQCSRAMQCGRRMFLSALILASKYLQDRNYSARAWSKISGLSTTEINQNELIFLNAVAWRLHISEPVFQRWSDIVLRYTSSTDGAFNGDGLSWRSIIPSLNPELDTIDLDPVRNGHVSIQDLLSPVTTPSPSRSPVSGYQYQPSTYDQTPTYSHSRGVRSTLGVESAQELRLPSLPKLGVLPTPQMSPQSVSDSTPAAGAVSFTPRGPSMTCAMRQAQRCAQRTTLDQRPPLRAFNNKPASYESYPLSTRRSSLARSSTSSPESMISDVPSLASSLSSRSSRSSSISSVASGTCAPTLPRLATRAMRRGANKENRKPLAIGSPIDEGSYQDIIYTSPEPMSASSVNVPDLTNFSLGTPVDKAHEAAQSLCELSAAVPRSTPSLSASSSPNRMSRKRGRTNSSTGMVLQHHVRNLISLDARKDEDDSTYVIPDNRVADSFLIPQPKAVQSPARCSFGGLRFPLPLSFPMETGSVKRACCGTEATQVPWGMSSASAESVVDMVD; translated from the coding sequence ATGGACGCCCTGGATTTCAAGTTTGCGAATCCAGGCATTCAAAATTCCTTCCAACAGCCCTACCCTTACGCCTCGTCGATAgcatcctccgcctcctcgtcctcctctTCTGTCTTTTCCTTCGACGGCCTCTCTTCCTCTCAGAGTTCAATCTCGTCTTCCACCTCTTCGGTCGACATCATCTGGGAGAATGAGGCGTCCAGCCAATCAAAATGCAGAGGAGTGAGAGTTGAGTCTGGTTCACGCTGCATTCAAGGTCAAAAGAGTTACGCTGTTAAGGCCACGGAAACTTTGGTGGCGCCTGAGCTTCGCCAACATCCCCGACGGAGCTTTCGCTCTGATGCATCAGCACTCGGGTCGCGCTGTGCTCGACCACCACCTCCATTAACACGCGCATCTCAGCGGAGAGTCAATTTTGTTGATCACCTTGTCGGTAAGTGGGGGAAAAAACCATTCCTATCTTCTTGCTTTATGTTGTGGTTGTTGTCTGACTGggattttctctttttttttctttttctttcaaaagactCCGCTGCGCAAATCGTAGAAACCATATGGCCACTTTCCGTCGTGGCTGCCCGTAGTGACTCCGCTCTTGGCTGCAAAGGAGTCCTACCCCTCCGAAGTTTTATTCAGGAGACTCTCCGCCGTTCTCGTACCAGCTACTCTACGCTACAAGTCGCGCTATACTATCTTATCCTGATCAAGCCACGCATCCCAACGCATGACTTTACTGTGGAGCAGTCGGGAGCCCAGCAATGCTCACGTGCTATGCAGTGTGGGCGACGAATGTTTCTCTCGGCCCTCATTTTAGCTTCAAAGTATCTCCAGGATAGAAATTATTCCGCTCGGGCTTGGAGCAAGATTTCCGGTTTGAGTACCACGGAAATCAATCAGAACGAATTGATTTTCCTCAATGCAGTTGCATGGAGACTACATATTTCGGAGCCTGTCTTTCAGCGGTGGTCTGATATCGTCCTACGCTATACTTCTTCTACCGATGGTGCTTTTAACGGTGACGGTCTTTCTTGGCGGTCCATCATCCCGTCTCTCAACCCTGAGCTTGATACCATTGATTTGGACCCTGTTCGGAACGGGCACGTTTCAATTCAAGATCTGCTCTCCCCCGTTACGACCCCATCTCCAAGTCGCTCTCCCGTTTCTGGATATCAATATCAACCTTCGACATACGATCAAACTCCGACTTATTCGCACAGTCGCGGTGTCCGGAGCACTCTGGGTGTGGAGTCGGCACAGGAATTGCGGTTGCCATCTCTCCCAAAGCTTGGTGTTCTTCCAACCCCACAGATGAGCCCACAGAGCGTTTCCGACAGCACTCCTGCAGCGGGTGCTGTTTCATTCACTCCTCGTGGGCCGTCTATGACTTGCGCCATGCGACAAGCACAGAGGTGTGCTCAACGTACAACTCTCGACCAGCGACCACCGTTACGTGCGTTTAATAATAAACCAGCTTCCTACGAGTCGTATCCTCTCAGCACTCGGCGTTCGTCTCTTGCTCGCTCCTCCACGTCGTCTCCGGAGTCGATGATATCCGATGTTCCATCCTTGGCTTCGTCACTGTCCAGCCGCTCCTCTCGGTCCTcctctatttcttctgttgcgTCGGGAACCTGCGCGCCCACCCTGCCTCGCTTGGCTACTCGGGCGATGCGTCGCGGGGCAAACAAGGAGAATAGGAAGCCGCTCGCTATCGGGTCGCCAATCGACGAAGGATCTTACCAGGATATTATTTATACTTCACCCGAGCCTATGTCCGCTTCCAGCGTCAACGTTCCAGATCTGACCAACTTCTCTCTGGGCACGCCAGTTGACAAGGCTCATGAAGCGGCTCAGAGCCTTTGCGAGCTCTCTGCCGCCGTTCCTCGCTCCACTCCATCTCTGTCTGCTTCAAGCTCGCCTAACCGGATGTCCCGAAAGCGTGGACGTACTAACAGCTCTACTGGGATGGTTCTACAGCACCATGTTCGTAACCTCATATCTTTGGATGCCAGAAAAGACGAGGATGATAGCACCTATGTCATCCCGGACAATCGGGTTGCAGACTCGTTCTTAATTCCACAGCCCAAAGCTGTGCAATCCCCTGCGCGATGCTCATTTGGTGGTCTCCGGTTTCCCCTGCCACTGTCGTTCCCTATGGAGACTGGGAGCGTGAAGCGTGCATGCTGTGGAACAGAAGCAACGCAAGTTCCCTGGGGTATGAGCAGTGCATCAGCAGAGAGTGTGGTGGATATGGTGGACTAG
- the IPI1 gene encoding rRNA processing protein (EggNog:ENOG410PK3F~COG:S~BUSCO:10058at33183), whose translation MGSSQKRKREKKKDFQKPKLKVGKEKPKASNFTDTSFKSKSIVLNQQSLSTIAPSATAQFSHSLSLLNSKSDTQRKESLANLTTAIVSRPVNSPLPQPVSVMLPSLLPLILDGSNGVRSQLLKLLRALPGTDIEGHASLLLPYIRAGMTHLAAGIRLSAIDILSWLLSVAGQEVVSCAGGWVKTLNCFLSVLGWHTEESAKWSSNRASFGKAGSDGKPIATILQTFADFLRAGICALDSTDGAEQEGDNNLSSVPFPLFHTSQHLLPTKSSAFAYLNLFGRPKDEEGEMYESREDRLRIFVERFKQPVQRGIDTAKKDGGEIGRASASISKVLKESRNQQAPS comes from the exons ATGGGCTCCAGccaaaaaaggaagagggagaagaaaaaggactTTCAG AAACCAAAACTGAAAGTCGGCAAAGAGAAGCCCAAAGCTTCGAATTTTACAGACACGAGTTTCAAATCCAAAT CTATCGTTCTCAACCAACAGTCTCTCTCCACAATCGCACCCTCTGCAACGGCGCAGTTTTCTCATTCGCTCTCACTTCTGAACTCCAAGTCAGATACCCAGCGGAAAGAGTCGCTGGCTAACTTAACGACTGCAATTGTTTCTCGTCCAGTCAACTCACCATTGCCCCAGCCTGTCAGTGTGATGTTGCCATCATTGCTTCCGTTGATCTTAGATGGTAGCAACGGGGTGCGGTCCCAGCTGCTAAAGCTTCTAAGAGCGCTTCCAGGGACAGACATTGAAGGCCATGCATCATTATTGCTCCCATATATCCGTGCGGGAATGACACATCTTGCCGCTGGTATCCGGCTCTCCGCGATAGACATACTTTCCTGGCTGCTATCGGTTGCAGGCCAAGAAGTTGTCTCCTGTGCGGGAGGATGGGTTAAAACTCTCAACTGCTTCCTCTCGGTTCTTGGCTGGCATACAGAAGAGTCCGCAAAATGGTCTTCAAACAGAGCATCGTTTGGAAAAGCTGGTAGCGACGGGAAACCAATAGCTACAATACTACAGACCTTCGCCGATTTTCTGCGTGCCGGAATTTGTGCTTTAGATTCGACGGATGGGGCGGAACAAGAAGGCGATAATAACTTGTCCAGTGTTCCCTTTCCCCTTTTCCATACATCACAACATCTTTTGCCTACGAAGTCCTCTGCCTTTGCTTATCTCAACCTATTTGGCCGACCAAAGGATGAGGAGGGAGAAATGTATGAGTCTCGTGAAGATAGATTGAGAATCTTTGTTGAGAGATTCAAGCAACCAGTGCAACGAGGAATCGACACAGCCAAGAAGGATGGCGGTGAAATCGGACGTGCTTCAGCTAGTATCAGCAAGGTTCTGAAGGAATCTAGAAATCAGCAAGCTCCATCATGA
- the TUB4 gene encoding gamma-tubulin (EggNog:ENOG410PFDU~COG:Z): MPREIITIQAGQCGNNIGVQFWQQLCLEHGINQDGNLEEFATEGGDRKDVFFYQSDDTRYIPRAILLDLEPRVLNSIQTGPYSNIYNPENFFVGKQGIGAGNNWAAGYSTGETVHEEVFDMIDREADGSDSLEGFMLLHSIAGGTGSGLGSFLLERMNDRFPKKLIHTYSVFPDTQAADVVVNPYNSLLAMRRLTQNADSVVVLDNGALSRIAADRLHVQEPSFQQTNQLVSTVMSASTTTLRYPGYMHNDLGSVVASLIPIPRSHFLITSYTPFTGDNVEQAKTVRKTTVLDVMRRLLQPKNRMVSINPSKSSCYISILNIIQGEADQTDVHKSLLRIRERRLASFIPWGPASIQVAIPKKSPYLPNTHRVSGLMLANHTSVATLFKRIVSQYDRLRKRNAFLEAYKKEAPFADGLGEFDEARAVVMDLVGEYEAAEKEDYLDGGGVGAEEG; the protein is encoded by the exons ATGCCTAG GGAGATAATCACCATCCAGGCCGGCCAATGCGGCAATAACA TTGGCGTACAATTTTGGCAACAGCTATGCCTTGAACATGGAATCAACCAGGACGGAAACCTAGAGGAGTTCGCTACTGAAGGAGGGGATCGCAAAGATGTTTTCTTCTATCAG AGCGACGACACTCGATACATCCCTCGCGCAATCCTCCTCGACCTCGAGCCTAGG GTCCTCAATTCCATACAAACCGGTCCGTATAGCAATATATACAACCCGGAGAACTTTTTTGTTGGGAAGCAAGGTATTGGAGCCGGGAACAACTGGGCAGCGGGGTACTCTACCGGAGAAACCGTGCATGAGGAAGTTTTCGACATGATAGACAGGGAGGCAGACGGAAGTGATTCCTTAGAA GGATTTATGCTCCTACACTCCATCGCGGGGGGAACGGGTTCTGGTCTCGGGAGCTTTCTCCTTGAGCGAATGAATGACAGATTTCCGAAGAAATTGATCCACACTTACTCCGTTTTCCCTGATACCCAAGCCGCAGATGTTGTTGTCAATCCTTATAATAGTTTGCTAGCTATGAGGAGATTGACGCAGAATGCGGACTCTGTG GTGGTACTTGATAACGGCGCTCTGTCTAGGATTGCAGCGGACAGACTCCATGTTCAAGAACCCTCCTTCCAACAAACTAACCAATTG GTCTCTACTGTAATGTCGGCATCTACGACTACCCTACGTTATCCAGGTTATATGCACAATGACCTTGGCAGCGTCGTCGCTTCTCTCATTCCCATCCCAAGGTCCCATTTCCTTATAACCTCTTATACGCCATTCACCGGGGATAATGTTGAACAAGCAAAGACGGTTCGCAAGACCACTGTTCTCGACGTTATGCGTCGATTGCTCCAACCTAAAAACCGCATGGTTTCAATAAACCCCAGCAAATCAAGTTGCTACATCAGCATCCTCAACATCATCCAGGGTGAAGCAGACCAAACTGACGTGCACAAATCTTTGCTCCGTATTCGTGAACGGCGTCTTGCCTCCTTCATTCCATGGGGCCCTGCCAGTATCCAGGTCGCGATTCCGAAAAAGTCTCCATACCTTCCCAACACCCATCGTGTTAGCGGTTTGATGCTTGCAAACCATACTTCTGTTGCAACCTTGTTCAAGAGGATCGTAAGTCAATACGATAGACTACGAAAGCGCAATGCGTTCTTAGAGGCATACAAAAAAGAAGCGCCATTTGCGGATGGATTAGGCGAGTTCGACGAAGCCAGAGCTGTGGTTATGGATCTGGTAGGGGAGTACGAGGCTGCAGAAAAGGAAGATTATCTGGATGGTGGAGGTGTAGGCGCGGAAGAGGGCTAG
- a CDS encoding uncharacterized protein (EggNog:ENOG410Q59M) gives MSYNVYRLSSAGMPRDHHAIFIETNNPAIGCGHIYQVTGNIQGGMLYEDKPTAFPPEHDPSFLDKVLIGTVEAAMHPDTFRRLAALLGALHKAAQLGTESTRSMMIIRITLRNNGYGKAILKYLHDIEVLLKSFCKVDVQNIHIKPNIFSLHLIKRPIRGGIFSQSTEAVTLHV, from the exons ATGTCTTACAATGTTTACCGTCTGTCCTCTGCCGGTATGCCGCGCGATCACCACGCTATTTTCATCGAAACAAACAACCCCGCCATCGGTTGCGGCCATATCTATCAGGTCACTGGCAATATCCAGGGTGGCATGCTGTATGAAGACAAGCCTACGGCTTTCCCACCGGAACACGATCCATCCTTTCTAGACAAAGTACTTATTGGCACTGTCGAGGCAGCAATGCATCCAGATACGTTCAGGAGG TTGGCGGCATTGCTCGGTGCTCTCCATAAAGCGGCGCA ACTCGGTACGGAGAGTACGAGGTCGATGATGATAATCCGTATAACTCTGCGGAACAACGGCTATGGGAAAGCTATTCTCAAATACCTTCACGACATCGAGGTGCTCCTTAAGAGCTTTTGCAAGGTGGATGTACAAAATATTCATATCAAGCCGAACatcttttctcttcatctGATCAAAAGACCCATCCGGGGTGGAATATTCAGCCAGTCGACGGAGGCCGTGACGCTGCATGTATAG
- a CDS encoding uncharacterized protein (CAZy:CE10~EggNog:ENOG410PMK8~COG:I~TransMembrane:1 (o20-39i)~MEROPS:MER0033242) — translation MANTFPPKLTVLEKLDLIPANISLVATAIYAAITGIFRGQKGAKSYMKHINYAVIRKMLQRLSTRQNQATNPSTSGAYEIFARQNKIEAQTVQLNYGGLGHWLGNKDAKNVLVYYHGGGFAISAGTAYFQVLKGIMEELNAAGKDIAIFVLTYTLAPHALYPTQVKQAVEALRHVIQAGHDPSNVVIGGDSAGGNLTLAVLSHISHPHKDIKPLEISCPLAGAFTIAPWVSFSQDFPSVKENALKDIIMPELAERWSSSYLAGQETDNYNQPLLAPAEWWKDIKARDLLIVAGSDEILLSCIEEFVEKLKSVLPNVTYIVGQDEPHVAPFIYLMLGDKSTTQQDSGLRTWLSSRL, via the exons ATGGCTAACACTTTTCCTCCGAAGCTCACTGTGCTCGAGAAGCTTGATTTGATCCCTGCAAACATTTCTCTCGTCGCAACCGCGATCTACGCAGCCATTACTGGTATATTCCGAGGGCAAAAAGGGGCCAAGTCGTATATGAAACACATTAACTATGCTGTTATTCGCAAGATGTTGCAGCGACTTTCCACTAGACAAAATCA AGCAACAAATCCTTCAACAAGTGGTGCTTATGAAATATTTGCGAGGCAGAACAAGATCGAAGCCCAAACCGTGCAATTAAATTATGGTGGCTTGGGCCATTGGCTTGGGAATAAGGATGCAAAAAATGTCCTTGTCTATTATCATG GCGGTGGATTTGCCATCTCAGCCGGTACCGCATACTTTCAGGTACTAAAGGGAATAATGGAGGAGCTCAACGCTGCAGGGAAAGATATTGCTATCTTTGTACTCACGTATACTCTCGCACCACATGCCCTATACCCAACACAGGTGAAACAAGCGGTTGAAGCCCTCCGCCACGTCATTCAAGCAGGCCACGATCCTTCAAATGTTGTCATCGGAGGTGATTCTGCTGGTGGAAATCTCACACTCGCGGTCCTTTCCCACATCTCACACCCGCATAAGGATATTAAGCCGCTGGAAATCTCATGTCCGCTAGCTGGTGCATTCACGATTGCCCCGTGGGTTTcattttcccaggatttCCCTTCTGTTAAGGAGAATGCGCTTAAGGACATCATCATGCCTGAGCTTGCCGAAAGATGGAGCTCAAGTTACCTTGCAGGCCAAGAGACAGACAATTATAACCAGCCACTTCTTGCCCCAGCGGAATGGTGGAAGGACATCAAGGCAAGAGATTTACTCATCGTTGCGGGCTCTGACGAAATCCTGCTTTCTTGTATCGAGGAATTTGTTGAGAAGCTGAAG TCTGTGCTTCCAAATGTCACATATATTGTTGGCCAAGATGAACCTCACGTCGCACCTTTCATTTACCTAATGCTCGGCGACAAATCTACAACCCAGCAAGACAGTGGATTGCGGACGTGGCTCTCGTCGCGTCTCTAA
- the PMI1 gene encoding Mannose-6-phosphate isomerase (EggNog:ENOG410PFMA~COG:G~BUSCO:7364at33183): MQVPLFRLQCGVNSYDWGKLGNESAAAQFAAASAAADFSVQNDKPYAELWMGTHPSLPSKDLETERTLLDLVQSNQALLGPEIYEKYSAKLPFLFKVLSIRKALSIQAHPNKELAEVLHKRDPKNYPDDNHKPEMTIAITPFEGLCGFRPLAEIVHFLRTVKPFRELVGEKAAQDFEAAVEGDDTDVNDKNRAALRALFTTLMQSSPDAIKDATKKLVDSAQGSPDTFAVSEASPSTNPSDPAEMAALVVRLNGQFPDDIGLFVLFFLNFIKLGPGEAMFLKADDIHAYISGDIIECMASSDNVVRAGFTPKFKDVSTLTSMLTYSYAPIEEQKMHPTEYPYATLNTVSYTSGSSAMLYDPPIEEFSVIKTDLNTAGAKVTFEPISGPSVIICTSGTGRIRIGDAKCVDVKPGYVFFVGATAECVIENTGEEGKDVPMITFKAFCEIGP, from the exons ATGCAGGTGCCACTCTTTAGGTTGCAGTGCG GAGTGAACAGCTACGACTGGG GGAAACTTGGAAATGAATCCGCTGCTGCACAGTTTGCTGCCGCctctgctgctgctgactTCTCCGTCCAAAATGATAAACCCTACGCTGAG CTGTGGATGGGGACTCATCCTTCTCTCCCCTCCAAAGACTTAGAAACCGAGCGAACGCTCCTGGATCTTGTCCAGTCAAACCAAGCCTTGTTAGGCCCAGAGATATACGAGAAATACAGCGCAAAGCTTCCTTTCCTATTCAAAGTCCTGTCTATCCGAAAAGCTCTCAGTATTCAAGCGCACCCCAACAAGGAGCTCGCTGAAGTGTTGCATAAGCGCGATCCCAAGAATTATCCTG ATGACAACCATAAACCTGAAATGACCATCGCTATTACTCCATTTGAAGGACTGTGTGGTTTCCGTCCCTTGGCTGAAATTGTTCATTTCCTTCGAACGGTCAAACCATTCCGCGAACTGGTCGGCGAGAAGGCAGCGCAGGATTTTGAAGCAGCCGTAGAAGGTGATGACACCGACGTGAACGACAAGAACAGGGCAGCTTTACGGGCTCTCTTTACAACCTTGATGCAATCGTCCCCGGACGCTATCAAAGACGCAACAAAGAAACTTGTTGATAGCGCTCAAGGATCACCCGACACTTTTGCCGTATCCGAAGCCTCGCCGTCTACGAATCCCAGTGACCCGGCCGAAATGGCAGCGCTTGTTGTCAGGCTCAATGGCCAATTTCCAGACGACATTGGGCTTTTCGTTCTCTTTTTCCTCAATTTCATCAAGCTTGGCCCCGGAGAGGCTATGTTCCTCAAGGCCGACGACATTCATGCCTATATCAGTGGAGACATCATTGAATGCATGGCTTCTTCCGACAATGTCGTCCGTGCTGGTTTTACTCCAAAGTTCAAGGATGTGTCGACGCTGACCAGCATGCTTACCTACTCATACGCGCCGATTGAGGAACAGAAAATGCATCCTACAGAATATCCATACGCGACACTTAATACGGTTTCATACACGAGCGGATCGTCGGCGATGCTCTATGATCCACCGATCGAGGAGTTCAGCGTGATCAAAACCGACCTGAACACCGCGGGTGCTAAAGTGACCTTCGAGCCTATTAGCGGACCAAGCGTCATCATCTGCACCAGTGGCACTGGGCGCATCCGGATTGGAGATGCCAAATGTGTCGATGTAAAGCCGGGCTATGTTTTCTTCGTCGGGGCCACAGCAGAATGCGTGATTGAGAATACCGGGGAGGAAGGGAAAGACGTTCCAATGATTACCTTCAAGGCGTTTTGTGAGATCGGTCCATAG
- a CDS encoding uncharacterized protein (EggNog:ENOG410PTFA): MDHPDVSVVAVELSGNRPGKTMVLRGEGLGSPKFHTMQPRMMKPARMDGQWENTLHGVHPAPPRRISSREPHWNDARREDARPPQDIPSSPSLPSGSEYSSDSKHGQRRSSQNSGTSNTDEKSKTESDEEHRECSPPPIVQVEAVPPLTKVHFSCYQSHRSFMVSKNAYYSVPCMTCLKADQQPRYRCTFCCLRVCGDCAKGISNCKDRSLMEFLENLVQGLEGS, from the coding sequence ATGGACCACCCGGATGTTTCGGTTGTCGCTGTTGAGCTATCAGGTAATCGACCAGGGAAAACGATGGTGCTGCGAGGTGAAGGCCTTGGTTCTCCTAAGTTTCACACGATGCAGCCCCGCATGATGAAGCCAGCCCGGATGGATGGACAATGGGAGAACACGTTGCACGGCGTTCACCCCGCGCCTCCAAGGCGAATATCTTCACGAGAACCACACTGGAACGATGCGCGTCGCGAGGATGCCAGACCCCCGCAAGACATACCATCATCTCCCTCGCTGCCGAGCGGCAGTGAATACTCGAGTGACAGCAAACACGGACAGCGAAGAAGCAGCCAGAACTCCGGAACGTCGAACACAGACGAGAAGTCCAAAACGGAGTCCGATGAGGAGCACAGGGAGTGCTCGCCTCCGCCGATCGTGCAGGTCGAAGCCGTGCCGCCACTCACCAAAGTCCACTTCTCTTGCTACCAGTCTCATCGATCGTTCATGGTGTCAAAAAACGCGTATTACTCGGTGCCCTGTATGACGTGCCTCAAAGCTGATCAGCAGCCTCGATACCGCTGTACGTTCTGCTGTCTGCGCGTGTGCGGAGACTGCGCCAAAGGGATATCTAACTGTAAGGATCGATCTCTGATGGAGTTCCTCGAAAACTTGGTCCAAGGTTTAGAAGGCTCGTGA
- a CDS encoding uncharacterized protein (SECRETED:SignalP(1-21)~EggNog:ENOG410PQC9~COG:S~BUSCO:12437at33183), whose protein sequence is MKLLSLSTLLSLSLSLSLGGASPVFLGGDKRDALYQKPIAPAGEFPFDSSPPEARMTIPYADDEPDSSLSIPSWPTTHLLARRLLGLSTTGVLSTVFPRTNRDPALIGVPIGLPDYFANCDDNSKLQDFLGSGNPLVLALNLGTSFRNTKAGSNISLSVDWWQHAPPDEDGDLDKAPAAFPRLSLIGWLEPLSTPLPDDARHAIEQCFLTAHPDAKYWLPGDPNAAHRGYWARLVVEKALWIGGFGDRARIGWLDIGDWRNIRKHGKSGERGWADVRLPGEEKD, encoded by the coding sequence ATGAAgctcctctccctctccacACTCCTTTCCTTATCCTTATCTCTCAGTCTTGGGGGTGCATCTCCCGTCTTTCTGGGAGGCGATAAGAGAGATGCGCTGTATCAGAAACCTATTGCCCCAGCCGGCGAATTTCCATTCGACTCGAGCCCACCTGAAGCGCGCATGACAATTCCTTATGCCGACGATGAACCGGACTCCAGTCTCTCCATCCCTTCGTGGCCAACCACCCACCTTCTGGCTAGGAGACTGCTAGGCCTCTCCACCACGGGAGTCCTATCCACCGTATTCCCAAGGACTAACCGGGATCCAGCCCTCATCGGCGTCCCAATCGGTCTGCCAGATTACTTTGCCAATTGCGACGACAATTCAAAGCTTCAGGACTTCTTGGGCTCCGGAAACCCGCTCGTCCTGGCGTTGAATCTTGGAACCTCTTTTCGAAACACCAAAGCTGGCTCCAACATCTCCCTGTCGGTGGATTGGTGGCAACACGCCCCGCCGGATGAAGATGGTGACCTCGACAAGGCACCAGCTGCCTTCCCACGCCTATCCTTGATCGGCTGGCTCGAACCTTTGTCCACTCCCCTCCCTGATGATGCAAGGCATGCGATCGAGCAGTGTTTCTTGACTGCTCATCCGGATGCCAAATATTGGCTGCCCGGCGATCCTAACGCTGCCCACAGGGGATATTGGGCACgattggttgtggagaaagcCCTTTGGATCGGAGGATTTGGCGACCGGGCGAGGATTGGATGGCTGGACATTGGAGACTGGAGGAATATCAGGAAGCACGGGAAATCGGGCGAGCGAGGATGGGCCGATGTGAGGCTTCCTGGAGAGGAGAAGGACTAG
- a CDS encoding uncharacterized protein (EggNog:ENOG410PQRF~COG:S) has product MTETIPASQIPQHVATQLAHLTSRPSVQSTLILSRKDGSIIQVTGKLAPQSSPVTSLNPTPGPEVLSSTEETPTAPSIDGDTTAVSITSIPNAPYKPSEAETLASHIYAFVSSASALSAILSGPSAKANNNEPDYGAQGLQGNGMDMETDTGRRENQDKEAGNDREDEDEVKLLRLRTKIHEVIIIPDRRYLLCVVQDVSVGGVSGGGGSHR; this is encoded by the exons ATGACCGAAACGATACCA GCTTCTCAAATTCCCCAGCATGTCGCTACCCAACTTGCTCATCTTACATCTCGCCCGAGCGTGCAATCGACATTGATACTATCACGAAAGGATGGATCCATCATCCAAGTCACAGGCAAATTAGCTCCGCAATCAAGTCCGGTTACCAGCTTAAATCCGACGCCAGGGCCAGAAGTGCTCTCGTCCACAGAAGAGACACCGACTGCGCCGTCGATAGATGGGGACACAACAGCAGTATCAATTACATCCATACCCAACGCCCCGTATAAGCCCAGTGAGGCAGAGACGTTAGCATCGCACATCTACGCCTTTGTTTCATCAGCGTCAGCATTAAGCGCAATCTTATCCGGTCCATCGGCCAAGGCGAATAACAACGAGCCAGATTATGGAGCTCAAGGTTTGCAAGGAAACGGAATGGACATGGAAACCGACACAGGGAGGCGAGAAAACCAAGATAAGGAAGCTGGAAACGATCGTGAAGACGAGGACGAAGTCAAATTACTCCGGCTGAGGACGAAAATCCACGAGGTTATTATCATTCCGGACCGGAGATATCTCCTATGCGTCGTGCAGGACGTTTCTGTTGGTGGGGTTAGTGGAGGCGGAGGATCCCATCGCTGA